In the Pseudolabrys taiwanensis genome, one interval contains:
- a CDS encoding glutaminase — MRERPDRGDVASYIPELARVDAGQFGLVVIDADDNVAVGGDADVPFSIQSISKVFTLTLALGRVGDRLWERVGREPSGSPFNSVVQLEYERGRPRNPFINAGAIAVTDLILSGHQPREALGDILRFMQFLAEDSSIAIDEAVAASEQRTGFRNAALANYMKSFGVLDNPVDYTLGVYFHHCAIAMSCRQLAMAGRFLAYNGRNPSTGLSVVQAERARRINAIMLTCGHYDGSGEFAYRVGLPGKSGVGGGILAIAPGKASIAVWSPGLDANGNSHLGRVALEALTKRLGWSIFGA; from the coding sequence ATGCGCGAGCGGCCGGACCGCGGCGACGTGGCGAGCTACATTCCGGAGCTGGCGCGCGTCGATGCCGGCCAGTTCGGCCTCGTCGTCATCGACGCCGACGACAATGTCGCTGTGGGCGGCGATGCCGACGTCCCCTTCTCCATTCAAAGCATCTCGAAGGTGTTCACCCTGACCCTCGCGCTGGGCAGGGTTGGCGATCGCCTGTGGGAGCGCGTCGGCCGCGAGCCCTCCGGCAGCCCCTTCAACTCGGTTGTGCAACTCGAATACGAGCGCGGCCGGCCACGCAATCCTTTCATCAATGCGGGCGCGATCGCCGTCACCGATCTGATTCTATCCGGCCATCAGCCACGCGAAGCGCTGGGTGATATCCTGCGCTTTATGCAATTCCTCGCCGAGGACAGTTCGATCGCCATCGACGAGGCGGTCGCAGCCTCGGAGCAGCGGACCGGCTTCCGCAACGCCGCGCTCGCCAATTACATGAAGTCGTTCGGCGTCTTGGATAATCCCGTGGACTACACGCTGGGGGTTTATTTTCATCACTGCGCCATTGCCATGTCGTGCCGGCAGTTGGCGATGGCCGGCCGATTTCTCGCCTACAATGGCCGAAATCCCTCGACCGGTTTGTCGGTGGTCCAGGCCGAGCGGGCGCGGCGCATCAACGCCATCATGCTGACGTGCGGGCACTACGATGGTTCAGGCGAGTTCGCGTATCGGGTCGGTCTGCCTGGCAAGAGCGGCGTGGGCGGAGGCATCCTGGCGATCGCGCCCGGGAAGGCGTCGATTGCCGTATGGTCGCCCGGTCTCGACGCCAACGGAAACTCGCACCTTGGGCGCGTCGCACTCGAGGCGCTGACCAAGCGCCTCGGCTGGTCCATCTTCGGCGCCTGA
- a CDS encoding GGDEF domain-containing protein, with product MLAAAGAHGSSLDIPTLLIVAVSLATLLGLFLILAWAQQREVRALAWWGSAYLIGASSMAMWNTSTPALDMPRAVPEALTFLACGMIWSGVRLFHGRRITPLGTCGGALGWLIVNLFTALQVGSVTRIALATSVVAAYTFVIAFELWRERRKSMFSRFAAFVVPSLHAAIFLMPIGIRALLPAFAPAWITLLALEAIIYGVGTAFIVLLMVKDHHVHIYRHAATTDALTGLLNRRAFMEHARDLCAVRGRRREPVTLLMFDLDKFKSINDTYGHGVGDDVLRIFGQIAGSSMRATDIVARLGGEEFAAILPGDMEVAHKVAERVRTNFEVAGKVVGEYAIGGTVSIGAATSHAAVTDVDALINRADEALYKAKRNGRNRVEAADDLPAPESADLEERGKIAYFPIRKRAARRTQAATA from the coding sequence ATGCTAGCCGCGGCCGGTGCGCACGGTTCTTCCCTCGATATCCCAACTCTTCTCATCGTCGCCGTGAGCCTGGCGACACTGCTGGGGCTGTTCCTCATTCTGGCCTGGGCGCAGCAGCGTGAGGTGCGCGCACTCGCGTGGTGGGGCTCGGCCTATCTCATCGGCGCATCGTCTATGGCGATGTGGAATACGTCGACGCCGGCGCTCGACATGCCGCGCGCGGTACCCGAGGCGCTTACCTTCCTTGCCTGCGGCATGATCTGGAGCGGCGTGCGGCTGTTTCACGGCCGGCGCATCACGCCGCTCGGCACTTGCGGGGGCGCGCTCGGCTGGCTCATCGTCAATCTCTTTACGGCGCTGCAAGTCGGTAGTGTGACCCGTATCGCCTTGGCCACATCGGTGGTCGCGGCTTACACCTTCGTCATCGCCTTCGAGCTCTGGCGCGAGCGCCGCAAATCGATGTTCTCGCGTTTCGCCGCGTTCGTCGTGCCGTCGCTGCACGCTGCGATCTTTCTAATGCCGATCGGCATCCGCGCCCTGTTGCCGGCCTTCGCGCCCGCTTGGATTACTTTGCTGGCGCTGGAAGCGATCATCTATGGCGTCGGCACGGCCTTCATCGTGCTGCTGATGGTCAAGGATCATCACGTGCATATCTATCGCCACGCGGCGACCACCGATGCGCTCACCGGCCTTTTGAACCGTCGCGCCTTCATGGAGCATGCGCGCGATCTGTGCGCGGTGCGCGGCCGCCGCCGTGAGCCCGTGACGCTGTTGATGTTCGATCTCGATAAGTTCAAGTCGATCAACGACACCTACGGCCATGGCGTCGGCGACGACGTGTTGCGCATATTCGGGCAGATAGCAGGCTCGAGCATGCGCGCGACCGACATCGTGGCGCGCCTCGGCGGCGAAGAGTTCGCTGCCATCCTGCCTGGCGACATGGAGGTTGCCCACAAGGTGGCCGAACGGGTGCGCACTAATTTCGAGGTCGCGGGCAAAGTGGTGGGCGAGTATGCGATCGGCGGTACCGTCTCGATCGGGGCGGCCACATCGCATGCCGCGGTGACCGACGTCGATGCGCTGATCAACCGGGCCGATGAAGCGCTTTACAAAGCCAAGCGCAACGGCCGCAATCGTGTGGAAGCTGCCGACGATCTGCCGGCGCCCGAGAGCGCTGACCTGGAGGAGAGAGGCAAGATCGCGTATTTCCCCATCCGCAAACGGGCCGCGCGGCGGACGCAAGCTGCGACCGCGTGA
- a CDS encoding DUF2735 domain-containing protein: MTTNVHRESAKIYAFPARGRFASGASYERPSTDDKRMVPSRAVAAALGSAWYHEEALRDADRTRKN; this comes from the coding sequence ATGACGACCAATGTGCATCGCGAGTCGGCAAAGATCTACGCGTTCCCCGCGCGCGGTCGCTTCGCGTCAGGTGCGTCTTACGAACGGCCTTCAACGGACGACAAGAGAATGGTGCCATCGCGCGCCGTTGCCGCGGCGCTGGGAAGCGCTTGGTATCACGAAGAGGCCCTGCGGGACGCTGACCGGACTCGTAAAAACTAG
- a CDS encoding glutamine synthetase beta-grasp domain-containing protein has translation MAKYKLEYIWLDGYTPVPNLRGKTQIKEFDYFPTLEQLPLWGFDGSSTQQAEGHSSDCVLKPVAVFPDATRTNGVLVMCEVMMPDGVTPHPSNKRATILDDEGAWFGFEQEYFFYKDGRPLGFPTEGYPAPQGPYYTGVGYKNVGSVARQIVEEHLDLCLAAGINHEGINAEVAKGQWEFQIFGKGSKTAADQMWMARYIMMRLTEKYGIDIEWHCKPLGDTDWNGSGMHSNFSTKHMREVGGKDYFESLMKQFEKNLDQHIAVYGPDNDKRLTGKHETAPWNKFSYGVADRGASIRVPHSFVNNGYKGYLEDRRPNSMGDPYQIASQILKTISEVPTGAKAAAA, from the coding sequence ATGGCAAAGTACAAGCTCGAGTACATATGGCTCGACGGCTACACGCCGGTCCCGAACCTGCGTGGCAAAACTCAGATCAAAGAATTCGACTACTTCCCGACGCTGGAGCAGCTTCCGCTCTGGGGCTTCGACGGCTCGTCGACCCAGCAGGCCGAAGGCCACTCGTCGGACTGCGTGCTCAAGCCAGTCGCGGTCTTCCCCGACGCCACGCGCACCAATGGCGTGCTCGTCATGTGCGAAGTCATGATGCCGGATGGCGTCACGCCGCACCCGTCGAACAAGCGCGCGACCATCCTCGACGATGAAGGCGCATGGTTCGGCTTCGAGCAGGAGTACTTCTTCTACAAGGACGGCCGTCCGCTCGGCTTCCCGACGGAAGGTTACCCGGCGCCGCAAGGCCCCTACTACACCGGCGTCGGCTACAAGAACGTCGGCTCGGTTGCACGCCAGATCGTCGAAGAACATCTCGACCTCTGCCTCGCGGCCGGCATCAACCATGAAGGCATCAACGCCGAAGTGGCGAAGGGCCAGTGGGAATTCCAGATCTTCGGCAAGGGCTCCAAAACCGCCGCCGACCAGATGTGGATGGCCCGCTACATCATGATGCGCCTGACCGAGAAGTACGGCATCGACATCGAATGGCATTGCAAGCCGCTCGGCGACACCGACTGGAACGGTTCGGGCATGCACTCGAACTTCTCGACCAAGCATATGCGCGAAGTCGGCGGTAAGGACTATTTCGAATCACTGATGAAGCAGTTCGAGAAGAACCTCGATCAGCACATCGCGGTGTACGGTCCGGACAACGATAAGCGTCTGACCGGCAAGCACGAGACGGCGCCGTGGAACAAGTTCAGCTACGGCGTGGCCGATCGCGGCGCCTCGATCCGCGTGCCGCACTCGTTCGTCAACAATGGCTACAAGGGCTATCTGGAAGATCGTCGCCCGAACTCCATGGGCGATCCCTACCAGATCGCGTCGCAGATCCTGAAGACCATCTCGGAAGTGCCGACGGGCGCGAAGGCTGCTGCGGCCTGA
- a CDS encoding MFS transporter, whose product MSSLHIGSESRPPRSRATLAFAAAGLTTVFAASSAPTPLYRLYQDHWSMAPVMLTVIFALYALGMLVALLTVGSLSDHIGRKRVILGSLILNLASLALFMVATSPHWLIGARLLQGFATGIAVTALGAQLLDVERQRGPMINAIAPLTGMALGALGSGILVAYAPAPFELVYGLLALVYAVQVVVVMAWIPETVAPRPGAWASLRPQIVVPARARTMLLTITPANIAIWALGGFYLSLMPSLIRTATGLTSPMIGGVVVAALTLSGGIAILALRLRHSRQILMIGTTVLSLGVAVTLWGVHRHSIPWMLAGTLIAGFGWGGGFFGSMRAVMPLAEAHERGALLAALYVESYLAFSLPAIAVGFAAPLLGLEAASYIYGGAVIVLSLISLAAAMAAHRHERLCTA is encoded by the coding sequence ATGTCCAGTCTCCACATCGGATCTGAGTCCCGTCCGCCCCGCTCCCGCGCGACCTTGGCCTTCGCCGCCGCGGGCCTCACCACGGTATTCGCTGCCTCCAGCGCGCCGACGCCCCTTTATCGGCTGTATCAGGATCACTGGAGCATGGCGCCGGTGATGCTGACCGTGATCTTTGCGCTGTATGCGCTGGGGATGCTGGTGGCCCTTCTGACGGTGGGATCATTATCGGACCACATCGGCCGCAAGAGGGTGATCCTCGGCTCGCTGATCCTCAATCTCGCGTCGCTCGCCTTGTTTATGGTCGCAACCTCGCCGCATTGGCTGATCGGCGCGCGACTGTTGCAGGGCTTCGCCACCGGCATCGCAGTGACCGCGCTCGGCGCCCAGCTTCTCGACGTCGAACGCCAACGGGGCCCGATGATCAACGCGATCGCGCCATTGACTGGCATGGCGCTTGGCGCGCTCGGCTCAGGGATCCTGGTCGCTTACGCGCCGGCGCCCTTCGAACTCGTCTATGGCCTGCTGGCGCTCGTCTACGCCGTGCAGGTCGTGGTGGTGATGGCCTGGATCCCGGAGACGGTCGCGCCGCGGCCTGGCGCCTGGGCTTCGCTACGGCCGCAGATCGTGGTGCCGGCGCGGGCGCGGACGATGCTGCTAACGATCACACCGGCGAATATCGCAATCTGGGCGCTCGGCGGTTTCTATCTGTCACTGATGCCGTCTTTGATCCGCACGGCGACTGGCCTGACCTCGCCGATGATCGGCGGCGTCGTCGTCGCGGCGCTGACCCTAAGCGGCGGCATCGCGATCCTCGCTTTGCGGCTCCGCCACTCCCGTCAGATATTGATGATCGGCACCACCGTCTTGTCGCTCGGCGTCGCCGTGACCTTGTGGGGCGTGCATCGTCATTCGATCCCGTGGATGCTCGCGGGCACATTGATCGCCGGCTTCGGTTGGGGCGGCGGCTTCTTCGGTAGCATGCGCGCGGTGATGCCGCTCGCCGAAGCGCACGAGCGGGGCGCGCTGCTCGCGGCACTCTATGTCGAGAGCTATCTCGCCTTCAGCCTGCCGGCGATAGCCGTCGGCTTTGCGGCGCCGCTGCTCGGCCTTGAGGCGGCGAGTTACATCTATGGCGGCGCCGTCATCGTCCTGTCGCTGATTTCGCTCGCGGCTGCCATGGCGGCCCATCGGCATGAGCGGCTCTGCACCGCCTGA
- a CDS encoding NAD-dependent epimerase/dehydratase family protein has product MAHRILITGAAGYIGTMLCDRMSERSDVESIIGVDLKPMPEALRSNPKLIWIIGNTAEPAWQVAAGAARPDIVVHTAWRIREPYGPANSSNIAGSDAVFDFAFAAPSVKKLIHFSTVASYGARADNSIAQRFTEEAPFRPTDFGYAEEKRIAEQHLEQRFAESDKTKQVAVLRPAAVTGPRGRSRASLFGLQSALNGSFKGSPVARLVTLLMNLIPVTPQWCRQFVHEDDLSAVVLMLAFGTLLSAYSRFNVSPPDEPMTAREVAAAFQKRLIKVHPYLIRLAFLLAWHGTRGRIPTARGVWRSYSYPLAVDGSALTRAYGYQYQYGTKDAFTKNVGHYATMSAMPYAGAPEMPDLNGIKTAL; this is encoded by the coding sequence ATGGCCCACCGCATCCTGATCACCGGCGCCGCCGGCTATATCGGCACGATGCTTTGCGACCGCATGTCGGAACGAAGCGACGTCGAGAGCATTATCGGCGTCGACCTCAAACCGATGCCCGAGGCGCTCCGCAGCAATCCGAAACTGATCTGGATTATCGGCAATACGGCCGAACCCGCATGGCAAGTGGCGGCGGGAGCCGCCCGCCCTGACATTGTCGTGCATACGGCCTGGCGCATTCGCGAGCCCTACGGTCCCGCAAATAGCAGCAATATCGCCGGCAGCGACGCGGTCTTCGATTTTGCCTTCGCGGCGCCGTCGGTGAAAAAGCTGATCCATTTCTCGACGGTGGCGAGCTACGGCGCGCGCGCCGACAACAGCATCGCGCAGCGCTTCACCGAAGAGGCTCCTTTCCGCCCGACCGACTTTGGCTACGCCGAAGAGAAACGCATTGCCGAACAGCATCTGGAACAGCGGTTCGCAGAGAGCGATAAGACCAAGCAAGTCGCAGTCCTGCGTCCGGCCGCGGTCACCGGCCCGCGCGGACGCAGCCGGGCGTCGCTGTTCGGACTGCAGTCGGCGCTGAACGGCAGCTTCAAGGGTTCTCCGGTCGCGCGCCTCGTAACGCTGCTGATGAACCTCATTCCGGTGACGCCGCAGTGGTGCCGGCAATTCGTGCACGAAGACGATCTGAGCGCCGTCGTCCTCATGCTGGCCTTCGGCACGCTGCTTTCGGCCTACAGCAGGTTCAACGTCAGCCCGCCGGACGAGCCGATGACCGCCCGTGAGGTCGCCGCAGCCTTTCAGAAAAGACTGATCAAAGTCCATCCGTATCTGATCCGCCTTGCATTCCTTCTCGCCTGGCACGGCACCCGTGGCCGCATTCCAACCGCTCGCGGCGTGTGGCGATCGTACTCCTACCCGCTCGCGGTCGACGGCTCGGCGCTAACCCGGGCCTATGGCTACCAGTACCAATATGGCACCAAAGATGCTTTCACCAAGAACGTCGGGCACTATGCAACGATGTCAGCCATGCCGTATGCAGGCGCACCGGAAATGCCGGACCTGAATGGGATCAAAACTGCCCTGTGA
- a CDS encoding TetR/AcrR family transcriptional regulator, producing MSGKERRFGGRSARIQASVHQAVEALTSEMDRDELTVPLIAARAGVTPSTIYRRWGGLSELMADVAVKRLRPIGSPLDTGTLTGDLEAWSEQFMEEMSSDVGRAMIRDVCGDASNAANACTCCGYTIDQLTTISVRAADRGETAPPVNDLIDLIVAPIMYRILYGGVALTSTYCKMLVARALAAP from the coding sequence ATGTCCGGCAAGGAAAGACGCTTCGGCGGTCGTAGTGCCCGCATCCAGGCCTCGGTTCACCAGGCCGTCGAGGCCCTGACAAGCGAGATGGACCGCGACGAGCTGACCGTCCCGCTGATCGCCGCACGGGCGGGCGTGACGCCCTCGACGATCTACCGGCGCTGGGGCGGCCTGTCTGAGTTGATGGCCGATGTTGCCGTCAAACGTCTGCGCCCGATTGGCAGCCCGCTCGACACCGGTACCCTCACGGGCGACCTCGAAGCCTGGAGCGAGCAGTTCATGGAGGAGATGTCATCCGATGTCGGCCGCGCCATGATCCGCGACGTCTGCGGCGATGCCTCAAACGCGGCGAACGCCTGCACCTGCTGCGGCTACACCATCGACCAACTCACGACGATCAGTGTCCGCGCCGCCGACCGGGGCGAGACCGCGCCGCCGGTCAATGACCTCATCGACCTCATCGTCGCGCCGATCATGTACCGCATTCTCTATGGCGGGGTCGCGCTCACCTCCACCTATTGCAAGATGTTGGTCGCCCGCGCGCTTGCTGCGCCGTGA